A portion of the Paenibacillus sp. PvR098 genome contains these proteins:
- a CDS encoding helix-turn-helix transcriptional regulator: MAGVSLSTASKVINHEGNVKPELQDKVWKAVHELNYHPNAVARSLKSSTTNTLAVLFWAILPIRFAFWGGRIAYFSDPENNLWEVAWNPTAIFDERGAMISF; the protein is encoded by the coding sequence TTGGCCGGTGTTTCACTCAGTACCGCTTCCAAAGTCATTAATCATGAAGGCAATGTGAAGCCTGAGCTTCAAGATAAGGTTTGGAAGGCCGTGCATGAACTGAATTATCATCCGAACGCCGTAGCAAGGAGCTTGAAATCATCCACTACGAATACATTGGCGGTTCTTTTTTGGGCAATATTACCAATCCGTTTTGCTTTTTGGGGAGGGAGAATTGCTTATTTTTCCGACCCGGAAAATAACCTTTGGGAAGTTGCTTGGAATCCCACGGCCATTTTTGATGAACGAGGGGCGATGATATCATTTTAA
- a CDS encoding helix-hairpin-helix domain-containing protein: protein MKNPTPKLPITPEERSNLRTFKIKLMDIAHIDATELSQCLQCSFQRAKYLIALAQFQMIPSIGPKVAQWVTELGYYSLEEIKNEGGADLIQRLEEHFGYWEDPCAEDALRCIVYHANHPGSDKTWFDFTSERKAYREKHGYPATRPTVPWYEKKKLHTEGWGTRVE, encoded by the coding sequence ATGAAAAATCCAACCCCCAAGCTTCCCATAACTCCTGAAGAAAGGTCGAATTTAAGAACTTTTAAAATTAAACTAATGGATATTGCTCATATAGATGCAACCGAACTATCCCAATGTCTGCAATGCTCATTTCAACGAGCAAAATATCTTATCGCTTTGGCTCAATTCCAAATGATCCCCTCCATCGGTCCGAAAGTAGCTCAATGGGTGACCGAATTAGGGTATTATTCTCTGGAGGAGATAAAAAATGAAGGTGGTGCGGACTTAATTCAACGCTTGGAAGAACATTTCGGATATTGGGAGGACCCTTGTGCGGAGGATGCTTTACGTTGTATTGTATATCATGCCAATCATCCTGGCAGTGATAAAACCTGGTTTGATTTTACATCCGAAAGGAAAGCATATCGAGAGAAGCATGGGTATCCTGCGACTAGACCCACGGTTCCTTGGTATGAGAAGAAAAAACTTCATACCGAGGGATGGGGAACAAGAGTTGAATAA